The proteins below are encoded in one region of Candidatus Hydrogenedentota bacterium:
- a CDS encoding class II fructose-bisphosphate aldolase: MPIATPEAYAEMLDRAKEGRFAYPAINVSSSQTLNAAIRGFAEAESDGIIQVSTGGAEYFSGPTVKDMVTGSAAFAAFAHEVAKKYDIQIALHT, from the coding sequence ATGCCCATCGCAACCCCCGAGGCCTACGCCGAGATGCTCGACCGGGCCAAGGAAGGCCGCTTCGCCTACCCGGCCATCAACGTCAGCTCGTCGCAGACCCTGAACGCCGCGATCCGCGGCTTCGCCGAGGCCGAGAGCGACGGCATCATCCAGGTCTCCACCGGCGGCGCCGAGTACTTCTCCGGCCCCACGGTCAAGGACATGGTCACCGGCTCGGCCGCCTTCGCCGCCTTCGCCCACGAGGTCGCCAAGAAGTACGACATCCAGATCGCCCTGCACACCGA